In the genome of Myxococcus guangdongensis, the window CTGCACTGCAAGGGCATGGTCATGATGCGAGTGGCTCCGAGGTCCCTGGCGCCGCCAGCTCCAGCACGGCGTCACACAGGCGCTGGAGGTCCTCGGTGGACAGGTTGGAGCGCAGCATGATGCGCAGCCCCGCCCGCCCCTTGGGGACGATGGGGAAGAACACCGCGGAGGAGTAGAAGCCCGCGGCCATCAGTCGCCGCGAGCGCTCCACCGCCAGGGGCTCCGGCCCCACGTCGATGATCTTGATGGGGAAGTCCTCGCCCGTGGTCCGCGTGGGGACGCGTTCGTCGAAGAAGCGCACGTGGGCCCGCAGGGCGCGCTGTCGCTCGGCCAGGTCCGCGCCGCCGTGCAGCCGCGCCGAGGCCAGGCTCGCGCCGATGGCCGGAATCGACAGGCTCTGCGACCAGCCGAGGGGACCCGCGAAGCGGCCCACCAGGTCCGCGTGCTGCTGCGGCCCCAGCATGACGGCGCCCCCCGCCGTGCCGAAGCCCTTGCCCAGCGATCCGATGATGATGGTGCGCGAGTTGACCTCGCCGCCCATCGTCGCGCGCACGTAGCCCTCGCCCGACGCGCCGTAGAGGGAGAGCGAGTGCGAGTCGTCGAAGTAGAGGAACAGCCCGTACTTGTCCTGGAGGTGGAACAGCTCCTTCACGATGGCCACGCCGCCCATCGAGTAGAAGCCGTCCGCCACGTACGCGACGCGCGCGTGCTTGCGACAGAGGTCCTCCAGGAAGTCCAGGTCATTGTGCGGCGCGGTGATGACGTGGGTCTCGTCCGCGCAGATGGGCTTGATGAGGTTCATCGAGAAGTGCGCGGACTTGTCGAAGACGAGGATGGGCTTCTGGCCGTCGGGCAGCAGGTGGCCGGACGCGATGAGGGGCAGCAGGCCCGCGCTGGCGGAGCTGGCGGAGTTGGTGACGATGGTCTTCGCGCGCCAGCGGTGGGACAGCTCCTCCTCGAGCGCGTCCAGGTCCGCCAGTCGGATTCGCAGCCGGGAGATGGACATGCACAGGGTGCGCTCGCGCTGGAGCACGTCGATGGCGCCCTGGAGCACGTCCGGATGCGAGTCCAGCCCCAGGTACGAGCACGAGCACATGTTGATGAACTCACGCCCATCCGGCAGTGACAGCGTGCCGCGTCCGGTGTTGTGCACGGACAGGTCCAGCAACCCCGCTTCCTTCGCCGACGTGAACGACGGATTGCCGTGGCCGATCATCGACTCCGTGTTGCGATAGCGATTCTTGAGTTCCATGACGGCTCACTCCTGCCCTTCGAATCCTGGGAT includes:
- a CDS encoding aminotransferase class I/II-fold pyridoxal phosphate-dependent enzyme, which encodes MELKNRYRNTESMIGHGNPSFTSAKEAGLLDLSVHNTGRGTLSLPDGREFINMCSCSYLGLDSHPDVLQGAIDVLQRERTLCMSISRLRIRLADLDALEEELSHRWRAKTIVTNSASSASAGLLPLIASGHLLPDGQKPILVFDKSAHFSMNLIKPICADETHVITAPHNDLDFLEDLCRKHARVAYVADGFYSMGGVAIVKELFHLQDKYGLFLYFDDSHSLSLYGASGEGYVRATMGGEVNSRTIIIGSLGKGFGTAGGAVMLGPQQHADLVGRFAGPLGWSQSLSIPAIGASLASARLHGGADLAERQRALRAHVRFFDERVPTRTTGEDFPIKIIDVGPEPLAVERSRRLMAAGFYSSAVFFPIVPKGRAGLRIMLRSNLSTEDLQRLCDAVLELAAPGTSEPLAS